The Opitutus sp. ER46 genome contains a region encoding:
- the ispH gene encoding 4-hydroxy-3-methylbut-2-enyl diphosphate reductase, which produces MSTLNAPPSLIALLAFNGSNQLAVRKLGGKMGLAFTGTDLAMATARLESSFKEHTAPAEYFQTDAGGRRYRVFFAQVNGQAADSEVVFTSIESLEQHPEWLPPSLAGVLRDLDPHLVEIPYLHLGENDFIYKFRPAQERNIAIYAQDAAAHALYQSRLCAAIKELARQHERSAAAPVTLDFGAVQYVIPSHFGFCLGVKNAIERAYETLAENPGRRVFMLSELIHNPFVNEDLLRRGLRYLQTEKGLPYTTAGGAASAPEQPLLWDTLTPEDIVIIPAFGATDEDKRRLVRKGISVYHYDATCMLVEKVWKAARAYGREGFTVVIHGKHEHEETKATFSNTRRYAPAVIVRNLDEARQLGEIVASTAPDRAARFEKLFAGRHTPGFDVERHLERVAVVNQTTLLMNETLEIIEHLRSVYREKFSDETRVGGTSRRDTLCYATQVNQDALSRALAEPLDAAFVIGGKNSSNTYQLYRLCEQSLGDKAFFIQSESSIESLAQVKHYVYVGKGSGRCESRPLWPTDAPAGAPKRILITGGASCPDGIIQQVITRINAFFPPASLRSVDAVLANLKQP; this is translated from the coding sequence ATGTCCACGCTCAACGCTCCGCCCTCGCTCATCGCGCTGCTCGCGTTCAACGGCAGCAACCAACTCGCCGTCCGGAAGCTCGGCGGCAAGATGGGCCTGGCGTTCACTGGGACCGACCTCGCCATGGCCACTGCCCGGCTCGAGTCGTCTTTCAAGGAGCACACCGCCCCCGCCGAGTACTTCCAGACCGACGCCGGTGGCCGCCGCTACCGCGTATTCTTTGCCCAGGTGAACGGGCAGGCCGCCGACTCCGAGGTCGTTTTCACCTCCATCGAGTCGCTCGAACAACACCCCGAGTGGTTGCCTCCTTCCCTCGCCGGTGTGCTCCGCGACCTCGATCCTCACCTCGTCGAGATCCCGTACCTCCACCTCGGCGAGAACGATTTCATCTACAAGTTCCGCCCCGCCCAGGAGCGCAACATCGCCATCTACGCCCAGGACGCCGCCGCCCACGCGCTCTACCAGTCGCGCCTCTGCGCCGCCATCAAGGAGCTCGCCCGCCAGCACGAGCGCTCCGCCGCCGCTCCCGTCACTCTCGATTTCGGCGCCGTCCAATACGTCATCCCCAGCCACTTCGGCTTCTGCCTCGGCGTGAAGAACGCCATCGAGCGCGCGTACGAGACCCTCGCCGAGAATCCGGGCCGCCGCGTGTTCATGCTCTCCGAGCTGATCCACAATCCCTTCGTCAACGAGGACCTCCTGCGCCGCGGCCTCCGCTACCTGCAGACCGAAAAGGGCCTCCCGTACACCACCGCCGGTGGCGCCGCCTCCGCACCGGAACAACCCCTGCTGTGGGATACGCTCACCCCGGAGGACATCGTCATCATCCCCGCCTTCGGCGCGACCGATGAGGACAAGCGCCGCCTCGTCCGCAAGGGCATCTCCGTGTACCACTACGACGCCACCTGCATGCTGGTGGAGAAGGTCTGGAAGGCGGCCCGCGCCTACGGCCGCGAGGGCTTCACCGTCGTCATCCACGGCAAGCACGAGCACGAGGAAACCAAGGCCACGTTCTCCAACACGCGTCGCTACGCCCCGGCCGTCATCGTGCGCAACCTCGACGAGGCCCGCCAGCTCGGCGAAATCGTGGCGAGCACCGCCCCCGACCGCGCTGCCCGCTTCGAAAAGCTCTTCGCCGGCCGCCACACGCCGGGGTTCGATGTCGAGCGCCACCTCGAGCGCGTCGCGGTGGTCAACCAGACCACGCTGCTGATGAACGAGACGCTCGAGATCATCGAGCACCTCCGCAGCGTGTACCGGGAGAAGTTCAGCGACGAGACGCGCGTCGGCGGCACCAGCCGCCGCGACACGCTCTGCTACGCGACCCAGGTCAATCAGGACGCCCTCAGCCGCGCGCTCGCCGAACCGCTCGACGCCGCCTTCGTGATCGGCGGCAAGAACTCCTCCAATACCTACCAGCTCTACCGCCTCTGCGAGCAGTCCCTCGGCGACAAGGCGTTCTTCATCCAGTCCGAGTCGAGCATCGAGTCCCTCGCACAGGTGAAGCACTACGTGTACGTCGGCAAGGGCAGCGGCCGCTGCGAAAGCCGCCCGCTCTGGCCCACCGACGCTCCCGCGGGCGCTCCGAAACGCATCCTGATCACCGGCGGCGCCAGCTGCCCCGACGGCATCATCCAGCAGGTCATCACCCGCATCAACGCGTTCTTCCCGCCAGCGTCCCTCCGCTCCGTCGACGCCGTCTTAGCCAATCTGAAGCAGCCGTAG
- a CDS encoding protein-L-isoaspartate(D-aspartate) O-methyltransferase: MPRDVVARAARAVRREEFLPEAQRGHAREDRPLPIGHAQTASQPTLVAEMTRELELRRESRVLEVGTGSGYQTAILAELAAEVFTIERIPELALAARVRLRRLGYGNIHYRVGDGAAGWPEAAPFEAIIVTAAPTTIPPALVTQLAAGGRMVIPVGVNPDDQTLVKVTKDCDGRVTERPLFGVRFVPLVTK; this comes from the coding sequence ATGCCCAGAGATGTCGTGGCCCGGGCGGCGCGCGCGGTGCGGCGCGAGGAGTTCCTGCCGGAAGCGCAGCGGGGGCATGCGCGGGAGGACCGGCCGCTGCCGATCGGACACGCGCAGACGGCGTCGCAGCCGACGCTGGTGGCGGAGATGACGCGTGAGCTCGAGCTGCGGCGGGAGAGTCGGGTGCTGGAGGTGGGGACGGGGTCGGGTTACCAGACGGCGATCCTGGCGGAGCTGGCGGCGGAGGTGTTCACGATCGAGCGAATCCCGGAGCTGGCGCTCGCGGCGCGCGTGCGGCTGCGCCGGCTGGGGTATGGAAATATCCACTACCGCGTGGGCGATGGCGCGGCGGGCTGGCCGGAGGCGGCGCCCTTCGAGGCGATCATCGTGACGGCGGCGCCGACGACGATCCCGCCGGCGCTTGTGACACAGCTGGCAGCGGGCGGCAGGATGGTGATTCCGGTGGGCGTGAATCCCGACGATCAGACGCTGGTGAAAGTGACGAAGGACTGCGACGGGCGGGTGACGGAGCGACCGCTGTTCGGCGTGCGGTTTGTGCCACTCGTGACGAAGTGA